The Winogradskyella schleiferi genome has a window encoding:
- a CDS encoding DNA polymerase III subunit yields MQFSDVLGQKHIKNHLTTSVDAGRIAHAQLFVGPEGSGTLPMALAYAQYILCGNTNGENTGGNDSCNIKFKNFSHPDLHFAFPVTTSDKVKSKPVSSFYLEEWRELLDQQPYGNLFDWYKKLGVDNKQGQIGVDEALEIVKSLTLKSYEGGHKVMLIWMAEKMNSASANKLLKLIEEPPEKTIFILIAEDEEQIINTIRSRCQILHFPPLAEDAITEALVKNYHIEQSVATKIAHQSNGNYNKACDLIYQDSEDIQFEKWFVIWIRSAFKAKGNKAAIHDLISWSEEIAKTGRETQKKFLAFCLNYFRQALLLNYKADELVYLEPKSDDFKLEKFAPFVHDSNIMEISEELQDAIYHIERNGNSKIILTDLSIKLTRLLHKRSQAS; encoded by the coding sequence ATGCAATTTTCAGACGTTTTAGGTCAAAAACACATAAAAAACCATCTTACCACAAGTGTTGATGCTGGCAGAATTGCGCATGCCCAACTTTTTGTTGGTCCGGAAGGTTCTGGAACCTTACCCATGGCCTTGGCTTATGCCCAATATATATTATGCGGCAATACCAATGGCGAAAACACAGGCGGAAACGATTCCTGTAATATAAAATTCAAGAATTTTTCGCATCCCGATTTGCATTTTGCCTTTCCCGTCACCACGAGCGATAAAGTAAAAAGCAAACCCGTTTCAAGCTTTTATCTCGAAGAATGGCGAGAACTTTTAGACCAACAACCCTATGGCAACCTCTTTGATTGGTACAAAAAGCTTGGTGTGGATAACAAACAAGGACAAATTGGTGTAGATGAAGCCTTGGAAATTGTGAAATCGCTGACACTAAAATCTTATGAAGGTGGTCACAAAGTGATGCTGATTTGGATGGCCGAAAAAATGAATTCTGCTAGCGCCAACAAGCTGTTAAAGTTGATTGAAGAGCCACCGGAAAAGACCATTTTTATTCTTATTGCTGAAGATGAAGAGCAAATTATCAACACCATTCGTTCGCGTTGTCAAATTTTGCACTTTCCGCCGTTGGCAGAAGACGCTATTACTGAAGCTTTAGTCAAAAATTACCATATTGAGCAATCGGTTGCTACGAAAATTGCACATCAGTCTAATGGGAATTACAACAAGGCTTGTGATTTAATTTATCAGGATAGTGAAGATATTCAGTTTGAAAAATGGTTTGTTATTTGGATTCGTTCGGCATTTAAGGCTAAAGGCAACAAAGCGGCCATTCACGATTTAATTTCTTGGTCAGAGGAAATTGCCAAAACAGGCCGTGAAACACAAAAGAAGTTTTTAGCATTTTGTTTGAATTATTTCAGGCAAGCTTTGTTACTCAATTATAAAGCTGATGAACTGGTCTATTTGGAACCGAAATCAGACGATTTTAAATTAGAAAAATTTGCGCCTTTTGTCCATGATTCTAATATTATGGAAATTTCAGAAGAGCTCCAAGATGCAATTTATCATATTGAGCGTAACGGGAATTCTAAAATTATTCTCACGGATTTATCTATAAAACTGACGCGTTTACTACATAAAAGAAGCCAAGCTTCTTAG
- a CDS encoding OmpH family outer membrane protein, whose amino-acid sequence MKKIILSLAVLIFAASCQEQEKIAFIDNGKVINDYQMKIDIEDKFKTQNENFSKQRDSIAKTYQMEMQSIQQRLATMSPQKQQEESQAFSQKWQPVQQQMQMQQQQMEQMFTTEMDSVISKMNKFVEDYGKKNGYTFILGKNQAGSVVYGNEANDITEGVIEAINESYSGKEAKTEEETAEETTEEK is encoded by the coding sequence ATGAAGAAAATAATTTTAAGTTTAGCTGTTTTGATTTTTGCAGCATCTTGCCAAGAACAAGAAAAAATCGCATTTATTGATAATGGAAAAGTAATTAACGATTATCAAATGAAAATTGACATTGAGGATAAGTTTAAAACCCAAAATGAAAATTTTTCAAAACAACGTGACAGTATTGCTAAAACATATCAAATGGAAATGCAGTCTATACAACAACGATTAGCCACAATGTCGCCACAGAAACAACAGGAAGAATCCCAAGCCTTTTCACAAAAATGGCAACCTGTGCAGCAACAAATGCAAATGCAACAACAGCAAATGGAACAAATGTTCACTACGGAAATGGATTCTGTAATTTCGAAAATGAACAAATTCGTTGAAGATTACGGCAAAAAGAACGGTTATACCTTTATTCTTGGTAAAAACCAAGCAGGAAGTGTTGTATATGGAAACGAAGCCAATGACATCACGGAAGGTGTTATTGAAGCCATAAACGAATCTTATAGTGGAAAGGAAGCCAAAACTGAAGAAGAAACAGCAGAAGAAACTACTGAAGAAAAATAA
- a CDS encoding class I SAM-dependent methyltransferase: MPKSYPTYLTLKDYSVSKEEFQLLHNKELDMLETYPQPEAEKLSEYYKSEDYISHTDTKRNLLEFAYHKVREICLTRKLKLINSFESESKTLLDIGCGTGDFLETALKDNWNISGIEPNENARQISNSKTNNAVFGSEELSNLKPHTFDVITLWHVLEHLPNLEMHTGLFKKLLKPNGTLVIAVPNFKSYDATYYKNFWAAYDVPRHLWHFSKTSISELFKNENMTLVKTLPMKFDPYYVCLLSEKYKSGFMNPFKAFWIGWLSNRKAKRSKEYSSQIYVLKNANS, from the coding sequence GTGCCAAAATCATACCCAACATACCTAACCTTAAAAGACTATTCCGTTTCCAAAGAAGAATTCCAATTATTGCACAATAAGGAATTAGATATGCTAGAAACATATCCTCAACCAGAAGCCGAAAAACTTTCAGAATATTATAAAAGCGAAGACTACATTTCGCATACTGACACAAAGCGAAATCTGCTAGAATTTGCCTACCATAAAGTGAGAGAAATTTGTCTAACGCGAAAATTGAAATTAATCAATTCTTTTGAATCAGAATCAAAGACACTTTTAGATATTGGATGCGGAACAGGCGATTTTTTAGAAACTGCTTTAAAAGATAATTGGAATATAAGCGGAATTGAACCTAACGAAAATGCGAGACAGATTTCTAATTCAAAAACCAACAACGCCGTTTTTGGAAGTGAAGAATTATCAAACCTAAAACCTCACACTTTTGATGTCATTACACTTTGGCATGTCTTAGAACATTTACCAAATTTGGAAATGCATACAGGATTATTTAAAAAACTTTTAAAACCAAATGGCACTTTAGTAATTGCTGTTCCTAATTTTAAAAGTTACGATGCGACGTATTACAAAAACTTTTGGGCAGCTTATGATGTCCCAAGACATCTTTGGCATTTTTCTAAAACTTCGATTTCAGAATTATTTAAAAATGAAAACATGACATTGGTCAAAACTTTACCGATGAAATTTGATCCCTATTATGTCTGTTTACTTTCAGAAAAATATAAATCCGGATTTATGAATCCTTTCAAAGCATTTTGGATAGGGTGGCTGTCTAATCGTAAAGCAAAACGTTCAAAGGAGTATTCTTCGCAGATTTATGTCTTAAAGAACGCTAATTCTTGA